Sequence from the Microplitis demolitor isolate Queensland-Clemson2020A chromosome 2, iyMicDemo2.1a, whole genome shotgun sequence genome:
CAAAACATAAATTTGAggtttaaaatcatataaaataaacaggcttataacgaATAGTCGTGAAGAAAACTAAACGCGGGATAGTGGAAAGACTGAAATTCCTAGAAAAATTTCCCATACGTCTTCTGGACCAGGCTTATGACGGGTAGTCGACTGCACGTGATCTTTTGAGCTGAAAGAGCCTTTGAAAGCAGAGGATCGTCGtctcttgaaatttttatttgatataagtataaaactttttttaaaattgagaaTAATCAATGACAGTTACTTTACTGGGAGATCTTCTGCTTTAGTGGCGTTCAAAAATCTAAGTCTCAGTGCTATCGCGATTCGCAAGATTTCTGTCTATTCCTGTATCAAATGCACCACccgagtaaattttttcaacgacagaaaaaattatttctgttaAAAGGAACTAAGGCAAAAGACCTTGTACCCTATCAttccatatatttgtatatctatctAAATATGAATTGTAAATCTTACTAAATCTAAATGTACAAATACCAGAGTAACCGAATattagttccctgatcgggtactgggcCTCTTACTTTACCTGTCACCTGAAAATACGAAATGAATGATATTtctctatttaaatattaatatcactaaagtttaataattaattcaaaagataAAATACTTTCCCAGTgcaaaattgttattattttatgtagcagtataataaattataattcaatggTTTTTTCAACTTCATGGCATTCTCAGATATAGTcccccattttttttttaattaataaaattttaataaacttatgaCAGTTTAAAgtcagagaaaatttttaaaaagtgggagCACTGTCTAAGAAttgtcttaaaaaataaagtaaatataatctATAAAAGTTGTTTATTCGGTCAGTAATCCGGtcggtaaataattaaacttatctATAGAATAAACTGATTAGTCAATTGACCTAGTTATCTTTTTTACCTGTTGCAACCGACTTAATTGTACCAccctaattattaataatcacgcttataattaattattcattaatctaatttttttttattttaaaaggcATTATGTTAAGTATTGCATTCTTCAATTTTGCTGGCATCAGCGTCACTAAAGAAATGAGTGCTACTACACGTATGATACTTGACAGTATAAGAACAATTACCATTTGGATATtctcaattatatttcaatGGCAAGAGCTACATTACGTCTCTACTACGATTCAAGTAAatacaattcattttttttctttacttttaattgaatattaaattttcattcaagtCCATCCTCAAACTGTGcctccactttttaaaaatattaaatgactttcaatcaatataattaattaaaaccttagttaaaaaagaaacaatttctcagagatagatttttaaaaaattacttactgTTGATATCAATCgggagttaaacgaaatttggaaaGATTTCATTGAAATCTTCATATCAAttctataatttgaatttgaaactTATCAAACTCCTAATTGACAAAatctgtaaataatatttataaattgaatatctcagcgaaaaattttttttttttaattaaggttttaattaatgattcagAAATTAACAGACGATTAAAAACttcccgattttttttcaacaaatcaattaaaaaaaaaaaaattttaaatatgcacatgtagaaaattaaaaaaaactataggtgcaattttttaaaatattttttttttttattatttattgcttttaaaaattattaaacgtcggctggcttcagtattattttaattaattaataaaatttaaatacttcgATGACAGttcaaattgaatatttttaaaaagtggaggGCGGGCACTGCGAAAATGCCTttaattagatatttaattcaattatttaaatttacaggtATTTGGTTtcactattttattaattggaacttcattttataataatgtatTAATACCGCAATTGTTAAGAAAATGTCAATCGCGACTTGGGCGACACCGACCACCGCGTAATGACGAAGTACGAGTAATTGATGCGATGGCAGGAGAGCAAGATGCTGAAGAGAATcgataaaactaattataagcatgaattattttttatcagaaaaaaatgtattttatataaattaaaattttatatatttaattaataatttttatgaatttaagaCTGTAATTGCaaaatctcttttttttttaattaagtaaagtGATTCcattaaatgaaattctttttttcctgtcaaattatttttgactcttcttttaattgaaaaattttatgcaagattttaataaaaaaaaatcaatattaacAAATTGGTTTAATTGTAtgctaatttataaaaatattatattttttcaatggactgaaataaaaaataaaaattcaaaatttaaactttatatcaatttattcaataattaaaattgagtaaacatttattattttttactgatattttgcttttaaaccaacatatatttaattaagataattatatcttttttataatcatgaCTTTAACAATCTCTAGTCATGTTGGAGGTGATAACATTTCttccttttctttttcttacgTAGTTTAAATGTCagactaattatttattaataaatattaaaaaatactgataaCTTACGTaagtttagaataaaaaaatatttcattataattttaataatcatagtATTTAACTCCGACCTTTTagtctcttttttttttaaataattaaatatgacagttaactaaagaaataaaataaaaattgtcttttactgaaaaaaataaaaaaaaaaaagtatttcaccgaaacattaataaaaaatatttttttaattcataattaagaaattcattaaaaaaaaaaaaaataataataataataaaaaaaaaaaaatttttttctttgcttagataatttttttgttttttaaaggaaatatAAAAGACTTTCCAAGTGACTGCTTGGAGATCGGTGAATACTTTGAGCGACCAAAAACGCTAATTTGTGGGCATACTGACAAGGTGCCGGCACTCTGACAGTTCCACTCCAGTTGAAGTACATGTGCGTCAACTGGAATGTCAATCGCTGGAGACCAGTGACATCAATTCCCGCGTTATCATGAACGACATTGTAAGCAGTAGGTGATACGGATCCTTGTCTTACACATTGTGAAACAATGAAGAAGTCGTATCTCCATGGGTTGGTAATTACATCGTCTACAATACTACCTGGTGGTGGGTTCTCACGGCGATTGTAAAACAATCTGGTGTTGATGCGTTTGGTGACAATGATAAATGACATCTTTACTAAATCAGCACGGCCGTAGAGTTTACCGAGAGCTTCCTGGAGATGGTTTACTTCGTGATCGAGTACATAGGGAATTTGTCCATCGCCGACACCATCACGGTAAATAACAATACGTGATGGGAATTGACCGGAATTCAATTCTGCATATTTGCGCAGTGCCTTGACCATGTTAAGACTGAATTCATTTGTCAATTCTTCGTTACTACGGTGAGCACTGACAGCTGAGAAGTATCTGGTCATTCCACGATCCAGTGATGCAACCATAGCACctgaaaattatgaaaaaattatttaattaaattctcaagttttaaatctattaatttttaataaataattatttatatatttacagaaggggggggggggagtaTTCAAAGAAGAAATACTGAGTTTTCGGGGACACAAAggcgttaaattttttttttttttttcaactgatattcaaagtgaaaaattttttagctgtcattaaaaaaaaaaaaaaaaaattcaggtcATTACGTacatttgatgaaattaaatttttttataagtaagttacataaagaaaaaataaatttcatgtaattattggatgcaaagaaagaaaaaaaaattcaatggttTTGATTATAAAATGAGTCATTAACATTTTGTGACTGACACTTtcggtttttaaaaaagtttactatctactttaaattatcaattttttttttttgttaattactagttatttttaattttgatgtaAAAGATTCAAGTTAGTTTTCATTtctaagatatttttaaaaaaattaattatatgttgCTTCAAGAACagattaaaaagttattaaggCCATGCTCAGACAGCGCCccccatttttaaaaaacttcaatGGCTCTTAACTGTCATAgccgtattaaaattatattaattaattaaaataaaaataaaactttaattaaaaaagggAGAACGTATTTGTAATTTCGCTGAggtatagatttaaaaaagaattacttacagttgatatcaattggAATCTGAacgaaatttgtaaaataaatttcagtaaaatcttcatgtcaattttatgattcgaattttaaaattttataggctattgatatcaattgcaagtaattttttcaaaattctttaCTTCGGTGAAATCACGTCTGTTCTCCTTTTTTCAATCAAggttcaaatgtttttttaattaattaatgaaattacaaTACGGCCATGACACTTGAAAGCcatcgaatttttttcaaaagtggGGGGTACTTTCTAAGAATCTCCTTctgagttaattaaattttattttttatttttaattaattcttagttaaattaaaagttaaatgtaaaaattgtaattattttcaagttcATTATTGAAATACATTTGATGTAATTCCAAActtagttttttaattgtaagctGATAAGaacaaaaatcaaattcatttcatactaattattttctataaaaaattctaaaacgttgaaaaaaaattaaaacactgctcaaaaatatttaccaaagtgattttggaatttttaaaaaacatttagaattttcattttgagTATCCCGTTTTGCCCCGCTacctatataaatatataataaaagaaaataaatttaccaaaatcAGTTCCACGATGATTAGGATCGTGACAAACATCAAATCCAACAACCATCAATCCAGCGATTCCAAAGTCCATACTCCAAGGAGCACCACCAATTTTACAGTTCATTTGAATAGCGACTTTGGTAGCAATGGACATGGCTCCTTTGGAAGCCAAATTTTTAGCAAGAATAACTTGACTTGGAACGGGACGATCAACACAACACTTCTTCTTAATAGCTGAGTAAACATCAGCACGTGATCTCATTGCAATACAGCAGACAAGTTGAGGTGTACTGCGACTCATAACGCGTTCCAATTCTTCAGCATATGACTGAGCTGACTCGTTACGAATTTCACGGACATTTGGCTGACTTACTGAGAAGGACATTCCTTGTCCGACTTTGACGATATTACCAACGAattgctgaaattttttaagttttaattaaattaaaaaaacaaaaaatttagtcaATCGTTTCATAAATTCTGTATGAGTAATATAAGTCAACTTACTTGTGCGTCACGACGTAAACGCTCTGGAAGAATGAGGACCCAGTCACTCAATTTAGTGCAGACAATCAGTCGAGCAGAACGGAAATGTTGAGTCCAGTCAGCTCTTTGAGTCGCTGATTGTTTCATgttaccaaaaataatattttctggCGGAAGTATACGAGCTGGAATTTCAACCAAGTTGGTGTCCAATCGTAAATTCCATTGGCTGTACTCTTTAACGACTTCAGGTGATTGTTGCAGACGTCtattgaaattcaataatttttcaatacgtCTTTCAGGAGTGAGACGAGTGTGTGTTGCCAATGCTGCCATCAATTTGAAATCCGTTCTCATAGAGTCAGTCAAtcctgaaaattaattttaccatTAGATAacttagttattaatttattctatctaatttttttacgggATAGTCacagaaaaatgattttgaaattccctgatatttcagtttttcacatttttccctgatttagaaattttgttcGTATCTTTAAgatattctaagttttcttttaattatcattgtcgataattaaatttgatgattaaatcatgcgaaaaacaaaaaaaaagtcaaaaataaattaacatggCCTACTTTTGATggaagttaaatatttaataagaaattctttaattgaaataaattcgaaaTACACTAGTCAAAAAAAGTAAgggattattaattaaaattcaaattttcaaatgattttctACGGGATGTAACTCGGAAGGAAATGATTGCGCaacgaaaacaaaaaagaCAAATCGTAGCCtcaagtgtctagttttctgatctggtattaaaatcttttttttttttttttttttttgcacggttccggaataataaaaatatgacaataaaGTTGGCCGGcacttagaaattttttgaattttttctttaataaaaaataaatatttggaaaaattgcTCATGtcgtttatgaaatttttgacatgtccatttatttagaaatatatttttttcataatttgactgttgaaaaaatctttttttaatttcaatagtcTGATAACTTTACTatcttataaaaaatccataaaaattatcgagaaaaatttattgaagcccatAGACAGTTTTTAAGACGggcaaaaatttagaaaatttttttaatattactttattatcgtgcatagcaaaaaaatttcaagaccAGATCAAAAACtagacatttaaaattacaatttgtttttttagctTTGGTTGTACGACCAATTTTATTCGACTTACTTTTAGTTACTAGtgtactattaaaaaattttcaaattttgaactgtCGCAATTAAATTCCCGGATACTTTGAAATTTCTTTACATTTCCATATTTCCtgattgtattaaattttttgataattgccAGTATATAGCCACTCTGttttagtataaataaaaaaaaaaatacctgtTGCTCGACAGAGTTCaggaactaaataaattatctcatCTTTTCCAGCACGACGATCTCGCTGAGTTGAACGGGCAACAAGAAGCGGTTGTGAGTCAGATCTAATACGAATTCGATACTTGGTGTTGTAATAATCAAGATATGTAGTCGGAACATTGTCTCTTCCCATGTTGAATGTTGCCTTTGGTGTTTTACTAAAGTCGATATCATCAATTCTGTACGTATTGTTGTTGTAAT
This genomic interval carries:
- the LOC103568763 gene encoding piwi-like protein Siwi isoform X2 is translated as MDGSGRPAGRSRGRASSSTPQQQPQGAWARRPGPSQAHDPSKQYGPPPSGVGRSFRAPAPTSAPAGDQRPPGVDRPAPPPSDIVPVGGGGDAASANAGRGAMRGRRIINPDILNSRPSHVKSSKKGTGGNPTKLQANFFKILSAPDWCLMLYRVDFSPEEDRTLVRKGLVRLHKDQLGIYIFDGSVLYTCNRYHGVTKTDAMELFSERVTDNVKIKISIRLVGEMAKGDPHYPQFFNIVSRKGLEHLRLQLVGRNYFDANARVEIPEYRFQLWPGYQTSIRQHERDVLMGCEITHKVMRQETLFDIMNRIRMNARGGDVQGACKAEVIGLTVLTDYNNNTYRIDDIDFSKTPKATFNMGRDNVPTTYLDYYNTKYRIRIRSDSQPLLVARSTQRDRRAGKDEIIYLVPELCRATGLTDSMRTDFKLMAALATHTRLTPERRIEKLLNFNRRLQQSPEVVKEYSQWNLRLDTNLVEIPARILPPENIIFGNMKQSATQRADWTQHFRSARLIVCTKLSDWVLILPERLRRDAQQFVGNIVKVGQGMSFSVSQPNVREIRNESAQSYAEELERVMSRSTPQLVCCIAMRSRADVYSAIKKKCCVDRPVPSQVILAKNLASKGAMSIATKVAIQMNCKIGGAPWSMDFGIAGLMVVGFDVCHDPNHRGTDFGAMVASLDRGMTRYFSAVSAHRSNEELTNEFSLNMVKALRKYAELNSGQFPSRIVIYRDGVGDGQIPYVLDHEVNHLQEALGKLYGRADLVKMSFIIVTKRINTRLFYNRRENPPPGSIVDDVITNPWRYDFFIVSQCVRQGSVSPTAYNVVHDNAGIDVTGLQRLTFQLTHMYFNWSGTVRVPAPCQYAHKLAFLVAQSIHRSPSSHLESLLYFL
- the LOC103568763 gene encoding piwi-like protein Siwi isoform X1 yields the protein MDGSGRPAGRSRGRASSSTPQQQPQGAWARRPGPSQAHDPSKQYGPPPTKYFRSQSGVGRSFRAPAPTSAPAGDQRPPGVDRPAPPPSDIVPVGGGGDAASANAGRGAMRGRRIINPDILNSRPSHVKSSKKGTGGNPTKLQANFFKILSAPDWCLMLYRVDFSPEEDRTLVRKGLVRLHKDQLGIYIFDGSVLYTCNRYHGVTKTDAMELFSERVTDNVKIKISIRLVGEMAKGDPHYPQFFNIVSRKGLEHLRLQLVGRNYFDANARVEIPEYRFQLWPGYQTSIRQHERDVLMGCEITHKVMRQETLFDIMNRIRMNARGGDVQGACKAEVIGLTVLTDYNNNTYRIDDIDFSKTPKATFNMGRDNVPTTYLDYYNTKYRIRIRSDSQPLLVARSTQRDRRAGKDEIIYLVPELCRATGLTDSMRTDFKLMAALATHTRLTPERRIEKLLNFNRRLQQSPEVVKEYSQWNLRLDTNLVEIPARILPPENIIFGNMKQSATQRADWTQHFRSARLIVCTKLSDWVLILPERLRRDAQQFVGNIVKVGQGMSFSVSQPNVREIRNESAQSYAEELERVMSRSTPQLVCCIAMRSRADVYSAIKKKCCVDRPVPSQVILAKNLASKGAMSIATKVAIQMNCKIGGAPWSMDFGIAGLMVVGFDVCHDPNHRGTDFGAMVASLDRGMTRYFSAVSAHRSNEELTNEFSLNMVKALRKYAELNSGQFPSRIVIYRDGVGDGQIPYVLDHEVNHLQEALGKLYGRADLVKMSFIIVTKRINTRLFYNRRENPPPGSIVDDVITNPWRYDFFIVSQCVRQGSVSPTAYNVVHDNAGIDVTGLQRLTFQLTHMYFNWSGTVRVPAPCQYAHKLAFLVAQSIHRSPSSHLESLLYFL